A genomic segment from Amphiura filiformis chromosome 10, Afil_fr2py, whole genome shotgun sequence encodes:
- the LOC140162818 gene encoding cysteine-rich venom protein LEI1-like, with the protein MAAIGLFLLALTSAAVLFSHSNSIENEEFEQKWGVKNVVPDVLGDGEVVKRQTTGTIVHFTQAEKDAILNRHNELRGQVSPSAQDMEYMYWDDNNANTAEQWVATCTWGHSQSGENMWATPGTLGSPPGGLSATNSWARETKNYDFDANTCSGVCGHYTQLAWSNTNRLGCGAAFCPDSAGSESGDWIVACHYSPYGNTGGRPYEKGPSCAWCRSGSGWCFKNKCRDCKTDGVTCDCPNKCQHCGTKNDNECTCSCQKGWWGPDCQEECKDEVGYSWCWSGYSGSCQSYYYLIAKHCPVMCGDCEVATGSDPPCNE; encoded by the exons gAGTTTGAACAGAAATGGGGTGTCAAAAATGTAGTACCTGATGTATTAG GTGATGGCGAAGTCGTGAAAAGACAGACAACTGGTACGATAGTGCATTTCACCCAGGCTGAGAAGGATGCCATATTAAACAGACATAACGAGTTAAGGGGGCAGGTATCACCTTCAGCACAAGATATGGAGTACATG TATTGGGATGACAACAATGCTAATACGGCTGAACAATGGGTCGCTACTTGTACATGGGGACACAGTCAAAGCGGTGAAAATATGTGGGCTACTCCTGGCACTTTGGGCTCACCTCCGGGTGGCCTTAGTGCGACCAATAGTTGGGCCAGGGAAACAAAAAACTATGACTTTGACGCAAATACTTGCTCGGGCGTATGTGGTCATTACACTCAA CTTGCGTGGTCAAATACAAACCGTCTTGGATGTGGAGCAGCGTTTTGCCCGGATTCTGCAGGAAGTGAGTCTGGAGACTGGATTGTAGCTTGTCATTATTCGCCATA TGGAAATACCGGTGGTAGACCATACGAAAAGGGACCAAGCTGTGCATGGTGTAGATCTGGATCGGGTTGgtgctttaaaaacaaatgca GAGATTGTAAAACAGACGGCGTCACATGCG ATTGTCCCAATAAGTGTCAGCATTGTGGCACTAAGAATGACAATGAATGCACATGTTCTTGTCAGAAAGGATGGTGGGGACCAGATTGCCAGG AGGAATGTAAGGATGAAGTCGGCTATAGCTGGTGTTGGTCAGGTTACAGTGGTTCATGCCAGAGCTACTACTATTTAATTGCTAAACATTGTCCAGTTATGTGTGGTGATTGCG AAGTGGCAACTGGAAGCGATCCACCATGTAATGAATG A